CCCGCCGCCACGTCGAGTGGCTCACGGGCATCCCCGGCACACCGGCCGCGTTTCCGGGAGGCGACGTGAAGGCGTACGTGATCGGTCTCGGCGAGATGTATGTCGCCGACCCGCGTTTCGGCGCCAACTACGCCACCTCCGACGGAGGAACCCGCGGCGCGGAGTTCGTGCGTGACGCGCTCCGCATCTACGCAGACGGCAACCTGTAGGCCGTTGCCTCGCTCCGGTCGCGATATGTCAGCTGAATCCGCTGGGAGAGCTGTCATATCGCGACTGGAACAAGGGGTATACGAACCGTCGGGCGCGAACGGAACGAGGGGGTGTACCGAACCGTCGGGTGCGACGCAAGGGGGCGATCGAGGGGCGGGCCCGGGCGTAGGGTCAGGGCATGGCCCACCGCCGCAGACGCACTGACGCTTCGCCGCTGTTCGCCGCGGCCGCGATCGCGTACGCCGCGAACGTCGCGCTCGGCTCGGCTGTCGCCGCGAGGCTCATCGACACGAGCGGCTTCCGGTGGCTGCACCACGCGATCTACATCGCCACCTGCGCGACCTCGGCCGCCGCGTTCTCCGCGATCTTCTGGGGCACGCCGCGGGAAGCGAGTCGCCGGGCGGCACTCGCACTCGCACCGGCCGCCCTCCCACTCGCAGCGATTCCGTATCTCGGCACGCACGGCCGACGGCATCCGCTCGTGGCCCTCGCGGCCGCCCCCTTCATCGTCGCGGGCCTCATCTGCGCGCGCCTCGCCACCGACCGGAAGTGACCGCATGGAACTGCTCGACGCCATCCGCCGCCGCAAGACCACGAACGGGCCCTTCCTGCCCGATCCCGTCTCCGAGGAGCACCAGCGCATCCTGTTGGAGGCAGCGGGCCGGGCGCCGTCGCAGCTGAACAGCCAGCCGTGGCGCTTCGTGGTGATCGAGAACCGCGACACGATCGATCAGATCGCGTCGATCTCGGGCGAGAGCATGACCGAGGCGATGTCGAACGGCACGTTCTTCGAGCGGTACAAGCCGTACTTCCGCTTCAGTCAGGCCGAGATGGACGAGAAGCGCAACGGGATGCTGTTCGACAAGCTCCCCGCGGCGCTGCGCCCGTTCACGAGCCAGGTCTTCACCAAGCGTGGGCAGACCCTGATGAACACGTTCGGGGTGCCGAAGACGCTCGGCGCCGAGAATCGCAAACTGGTTGCCGGTTCGCCACTGCTGCTGGGCGTGATGCTCGACCGCAGCGAGTATCGGCCGGGGCAGCTGTCGTCGTTCTACTCGGTGTTCAGCATGGGCGCGGCGATGGAGAACATCTGGCTCAGCACGGTCGAGCTCGGCATGGGCATCCAGTTCATCTCGTTCCCGATGGAGGTGCCGGGGCGGTGGGACGAGATCGTGCGGCTTCTGCACGTGCCCGACGAGCTCGAGCTGATGGCCGTCTACCGACTCGGCTATCTGCCGCCCGAGCAGCGCCGGCCCGCGATCGACTGGTCGAGCAGCCAGCGTCGGCTCGCCTCGCAGTACGTGTTCCGTGAGAGCTGCGAGACGCCGCAGCAGGGATGGGATGCTCCGCTCGGGTGAGCGCCGTCACTGTCGAACGTTGTCAGCGTCGACCGGCGCGGGGGAGCTCCTTCAGATCGCGCAGGGCGGGCCCTTCGATGCGGGTGCCGTCGGGGCTGAAGCGCGAGGCGTGCAGGGGGCAGTCCCACGAGCAGTCGGCGTCGTTCCACTCCAGCACCCCGCCCAGGTGCGGGCAGACCGCGTCGACCGCACGCGTGACCCCGTCGACCGTCGAGATCGCGACCGGGAGCCCCGCACGGTTGGCCACGATTCCCTCGCCCTCTTCGGGTTGAGGAACCGGCACCGAACGGGACTCGGCGTCGGCCCATCCCGAGGTCAGTGCCGCCGCGACCTTGCCACCCTCGGTCGCTCCGCGCACGAGGTCGGCGGGAACCGTGAGGCGCGTGGCGAAGGCGTTCATCCACCCGGGGCGGTCGTTCCACCTCGTGCCGAGGATCTCGGCCGTGAGGCGCATGGCGGCGGCCGGCGCATTCGACAGCCCCCACTTCGCATAGCCCGTGGCGAAGCGGATGCGACCGAGGCCGCGCGGCATCGCGCCCACGAACGGGATGAGGTTGTGCGGCTCGTAGTCCTGCGCCGCCCATCGATGCGTCTCCTCCGCCCCGGGGAAGTGCGCGTGGGTCCACGAGACGAGGTCGTCGACCGCAGCCTTCTCGCTCTCCGATCGGCCGACCGGGTGTCCGTTGCCGCCGACGATGAGCCGCGCGCCGGCCGGGCCATCGGCATCGGTGATCGAGCGGATCGAGCGCGTCGGACCGTCGACCGAGAGGAACGTCTCCTGCGGCACCTCGCCGGGTACTCGGAACGAGACGCAGTACGAGCGCAGTCCGCGGATCTTGGCGAAGTAGAGGCCCCGGTCGAGGATCGGACTACCCGTGGCGATGACGATGTGCCGCGCGAACAGCGGGCCGTCGTTCGTCTCGACGCGGGTGTCTGGCAGCGCATGAGCGCCGGTGACGCGCACGCCCGTGTGCAGCGTCCCGCCCGCCGACACCAGCTCCTCGGCCAGCGCCCGCGCCACGCGCACGGGGTCGATCGCGACCTGATCGTCGAGAGCCACCGCCCCGGCGACCGGGAACGGCATCGGTTCGAGATCGCCGGGGACCAGCATCCGCACCGGGAGGCCGGCGTCCTGCGCGGCGTCATGTTGAGCCCGCAGTGTCTCGAGGCCCGCTCGCCCCTGCGCGTACGAGTGGTCGGCGCGGCGCGTGTAGGAAACGCCCGCGGTGTCGGCGAAGGCGGTCAGCCATTCCAGCCCCGCGCGGTTCGCCTCGACGTAGGCGCGCACGAGGGAGGCGGGATGATGCTCGCTGATCTCGGCGAGGCGCTTGCCCTGCAGCAGGGAGACCTTGCCGGTGTTGGCTCCGGTCGCGAGCTGGGCGACCTCGCCGGATTCGATCACGGCCACATCGACCCCGGCGCGGGTGAGCATGACGGCCGTCGTGAGTCCGGTGATGCCTGCCCCGACGACGACGACCTCGTGGTGCGCGCCCGGTTCGAAGGGCGAGCCGAGGGGAAGGGGAGCATCGGTCTTCCAGAGGGACTTCATACCGACAGTCAACGCCGCCGGCGCCGCCGATCCCACGGCCTTGACATCGGCCCGGCGCACTGGCAGACGAGCCTTCGAGCCCGGGGCGAGGACTACAGTGGCGAACGTGAATCCCCGCCGCCTGCTGCTCGTCGTCGCGGGCGGAACGATCGGCACGGCGGCCCGGCTCGCGCTGGGACTCGTCGTTCCGGATGCCGGCGGCTTCCCGCTTGCGGTCTTCCTCGCGAACATCCTCGGTGCGCTGCTGATCGGTGTTCTCGCCGCCCGTCTTCCCGCCTCCGCCGACCTGCGCCTGCTGCTGGGCACCGGGGTGCTCGGCGGTTTCACCACCTACAGCTCGTTCATGACCGGCACGATCGCACTATGGACGGATGCGCCGGTCCTCGCGTGCGCCTATGCGGGTGCGAGCCTCGCGCTCGGCCTCGCCGCCGCCGCGCTCGGCCTGCGGTGGGGCCGGCCACGAGCACGTTCCGGGACGGTCTCGTGAGCCCGCTGCTGTTCGCCGCCGCCGCGCTCGCCGGGGGAGTCGGGGCGCTTCTCCGCTACCTGGCAGACGTCGGTGTCGCGCGTCTCGCCGGACGGCGCTTCCCCTGGGGCATCCTGCTCGTGAACATCTCCGGGTCGTTCGCCCTCGGTGTGGTCACGACGGCGTTGCCGGATGCCGCCTTCGTCGTAGGCGCCGGTCTGCTCGGCGGCTACACGACGTTCAGCACCGCGATGCTCGACACCGTCGCACTGTGGCGCGACGGTGAGCGCGGAGCATCCGTCTTCAATGCCATCGGGATGCTGCTGCTCGGGCTGCTCGCCGCCGGGCTCGGCCTCGCTGTGGGCGCTGCGTTCTGAGCCCACCGCGTCTCTGAGCGCACCGTATTTCTGAGGGGCGCCGCGCAGGGCTGTCTTTCAGCTTCGGCGTGCAAAATGTACAAACGTACATGTACAGCCGTTCGGGAGGGCTCATGGGGGAAGCGACGCGTCGTCGACGTGACCCTGAGGCGCGCCGTCGCGAGATCCTCACCGCGGCCGCCGAGCTGATCGTCGAGGTCGGCGCCGACGCTCTCACGCACCGTCTCGTGGCCGCCCGCGCCGGCGTGCCTCTCGGCGCGACCACGCAGTACTTCGACACGCTCGACGATCTGCGCTCCGCCGCCTTCGGTGTGCTCGCAGCCGAGGTCGACGCCCGGCTCGACGGTGTGCGTCAGACCCTCGAACAGCGCGGCGTGACACCGGCCGTCATCGCCGCCCTCGTCTCCGAGGGCCTCGACGACCACCACGCCGTGCAGGCCGACCGTGCCGTCGTGACCGCGGCCGTGCACGATCCCCGCCTGCGTGAACTCGCCCGCCACCTCTCCGACCAGTTGGTGGATTTCCTCGAGCCGACCTATGGCGCCGACCGTGCCCGAGCGACGATGATCTTCATCGACGGTGTCATGTGGAGCACGCAGATCCGCGACAACCGCCTCGACCAGCCCTTCATCGAGACCGCACTGGCGCGGATCCTCGGAGACTCACCCTCCGCCCCATCCGCAGCGCCGTCCGCACCCTGAACCGAGGAACACGCCTTGTCGAATCTCGCCGTCCTGAGCCTGAAGAACCGCGCGCTCATCGCCCTCATCACGATCGTCGCCGCGATCTTCGGTGGACTCGCGCTGACGAACCTCAAGCAGGAGCTCATCCCTTCGCTGGAGCTTCCCAACCTCGTCGTCATGACGACGTACCCGGGCGCCTCGCCCGAGGTCGTCGAGAACGACGTGTCGACCCCGATCGAGGCCGCCATCCAGGGCGTCCCCGGGCTCGAGGGCACCACGGCGACGAGCACGACCAACGCCTCGATCGTGCAGGCCACCTTCGCGTACGGCACCAATCTCGCCACAGCCGAGCAGAAGATCCAGCAGTCGATCAACCGCATCTCCTCGCAGCTGCCCGACGACGTCACGCCGCAGGTGCTGACCGTCTCGATCGACGACTTCCCGGTGATCCAGGTGGCGGTGACCGGCTTCGACGACGCCGAGAACGCCCAGGCCGAGCTCGAGACCGTCGCGATCCCCGACCTGGAAGACGTCGACGGTGTCAACGCCGCCCAGATCGTCGGTGGCATCGGCCAGCGCATCAGCATCACCCCCGACGTCGCGAAGCTCGCCGCCGAGGGGCAGAGCACCCAGGCGATCAGCTCGGCGCTGCAGCAGAACGGCACGCTCTTCCCCGGTGGTGACATCACGCAGGACGGCGAGACCCTCACCGTGCAGACCGGCGCGAAGATCACCTCGGTCGACGAGATCGCCGCACTCCCGATCGTCGGCACCACGCTCACCATCGGCGACGTCGCCACGGTCGTGCAGCAGTCGGATCCCATCTCGTCGATCTCGCGTGTCGACGGCAAGGACGCGCTGTCGATCTCGATCACCAAGCTCCCCGCCGCGAACACGGTCGAGGTGTCGCAGGGCGTGATCGCCGCGCTCGACGAGATCGGCAAGGCGTTCCCGGATGCCGAGTTCACGATCATCTTCGACCAGGCGCCCTTCATCCAGCAGTCGATCGAGACGCTCGCGACCGAGGGTCTTCTCGGCCTGGTGTTCGCGGTGGTCGTCATCCTGGTGTTCCTGCTCTCGATCCGCTCGACCCTGGTGACGGCGATCTCCATCCCCACCTCGGTGCTGATCACGTTCATCGGACTCCAGGCCTTCGGCTACTCGCTGAACGTGCTGACCCTCGGTGCGCTCACGATCGCGATCGGACGCGTGGTCGATGACTCGATCGTCGTGATCGAGAACATCAAGAGGCACTACGTCGGGGATGCCGACAAGGGCGATGCGATCCGCCTCGCCGTGCGCGAGGTCGCCATGGCGATCACCGCATCGACCATCACGACGGTCGCGGTCTTCCTGCCGATCGTCTTCGTCGGCGACATGGTCGGCGAGCTGTTCCGACCGTTCGCGATGACCGTGACGATCGCCATGGTCGCCTCGCTGCTGGTCGCGCTGACGATCGTGCCGGTGCTGGCGTACTGGTTCCTGCGCCCGGGCAAGGAGCTGCTCGACGAGGACGGGAACGCGATCGATCCCGAGCACCAGGACGCCCCGCCCACACGTCTGCAGAGCGCGTACCGTCCGATCCTCGGGTGGACGCTCAAGCACTCCGGCATCACCGTCATCCTCGCGGTGGTCGTGCTCGGTGCCACGCTCGCCGCGGCACCGCTGATGAAGCTCAACTTCCTCAGCGACACCGGCCAGAACACCATGACCGTGACGCAGGACCTCGGCCCGTCCGCGAGCCTGCAGGCGAAGTCGGATGCCGCCGTGGCGGTGGAGGACGCGCTGCTCGACATCGACGGCATCGACCACGTGCAGGCGTCGATCGGATCGAGCGGCTCCGCGCTGCGCGACGCGTTCTCCGGTGGGGCCGGCATCACCTACTCGGTGCTGACCGACGGCGACGCCGATCAGGAGAAACTGCGCGCCGAGGTGCAGGACGCGATCGACGGGCTCGGCGACGATGTCGGCGAGGTGTCTGTCGCGGCATCCGCCGGGTTCGGATCGAGCGACATCGAGATCTCGGTGTCTGCACCGAACGCCGACGACCTGACCACGGCCACATCGGCCGTCGTCGATGAACTCGACGGACGCGCCGGGGTGGGTCAGGTCACCGACAACCTCGCCGCGGCACTGCCGTACATCGCCGTGGTCGTCGACCGTGAGGCCGCCGCCCAGCGCGGGCTGTCGGAGGTCGCTGTCGGATCGATCGTGTCGAACACGATGCGACCGCAGCAGCTCGGATCCGTCGAGATCGACGACACCGCCCTGACCGTCTACCTCGTGACGCCCGAGCCGCCCACCACGGTCGACGCGCTCAAGACGCTGTCGATCCCGACCCCGCTCGGCGTCGTGCAGCTGCAGGACATCGCGACCGTCGAACAGCGCAACGGACCGACCTCGATCACGACCGAGCAGGGCCGCCGTACCGCGACGATCACGGTGCCCCCGGCATCCGACAACCTCGCCACGGCGACCCAGTCGGTGAACGAGGCGCTCGCCGCGGCGGATCTGCCCGACGGCGCATCGGCCGAGGTCGGCGGTGTCGCCTCGCAGCAGGCCGACTCGTTCTCGCAGCTGGGCCTCGCGATGCTCGCGGCGATCCTGATCGTCTACGTGGTCATGGTCGCGGTGTTCAAGTCGCTGCGTCAGCCGCTGCTGCTGCTCGTCTCGGTGCCGTTCGCGGCGACCGGCGCGATCCTGCTGCAGATCGTCACGGGCGTGCCGCTCGGTGTCGCCTCGCTGATCGGTGTGCTGATGCTCATCGGCATCGTGGTGACCAACGCCATCGTGCTCGTCGACCTCGTCAACCAGTATCGAGAGAAGGGGCTGTCGACCGCGGATGCGGTGATGGCCGGTGGCGAGAAGCGTCTGCGGCCGATCCTCATGACCGCGCTGGCGACGATCTTCGCGCTGACGCCGATGGCGCTGGGCATCACCGGTCACGGCGGCTTCATCTCGCAGCCGCTCGCCATCGTCGTGATCGGTGGACTGATCTCGTCGACCGTGCTGACGCTGATCGTGCTGCCGACGCTGTACAACCTGGTCGAGGGCGCGAAGGAGAGGCGCCGGGCTCGCAAGGCCGGTGGCTCCGATGCGCCTGTGCTCGTCGGTGCGGGTGCGGGTGCCGGTGCGGATGCGGCCGTCGCGGCCGTGCCGGGCGCGCAGTCGGACGCGTCGGCAGAGGCGCATCAGCTGACGCGTCGCGAGCTGCGCGAGCGCGGCGAGTAGTCAGCCGCTCCACAACTCCGGAGATCCGTGCGGACCGAACCCCGGTCCGCACGGATCTCGCTGTGTGCACCAGGCTCGGGCCGCAGATCTCCGGAGTTGTGGAATCCGCGCGACGGGAATCAGTCGAGCGTGATGCCCCAGCGCAGGGTCCACGTCTCGCCCGGTTCGAGGCGGCGCACGCCCAGCCCGCTGTTGAACGCATCGGCGGGGGCCGTCATGGGTTCGATCGCGACCGCGAGCGACTGGCCGGGATAGCGCGGAGTCGTGTAGACCTGCACGAAGTCGAAGCCCTCGGCCTGCCACAGGCTGACGCGGCGACCGTCCGGCGCCGTGAGCGAATGCCGCACCAGACCGTCGGCATCGCGGACGAGGTCGGTGAAGCCGGTGTCGAGGGTCGCGTCGCCGAGTCGGATGCCGTCGCGGAGAGCCTGCGGTGCCGGCGCGGTGCCGGTCGGGAGCATCCGATCGTCGGTCTCGAACTGCGTCGCGGCCGGCACACGCAGCACCAGATCCTCGGGGTCGACGTCACCGATCGTGACGAAGGGGTGGGTGCCGAGCGCGACCGGCGCCGCGGCATCCGATCGGTTGGTGAGCGTGTGTGTCACCTCGATGCCGTCGACCGTGAGCACATACGTCACGGCCGTCTCGATCAGGTAGGGGTAGCCGGTCTGCGGCACGATGGTCGCGCTGAGCGTGGCGGCCGACTCCGTCTGCGCGATCTCGTAGGCCGTGAAGCGGAGCAGGCCGTGGCTGGCATTCGAGAGCTTCGGTTCGGTGATCGCGAGCCGTCGCGGTGTGCCGTCATCGCTCCACTGCCCGTCGCGCACACGATTCGGCCAGGGCGCGAGCACGACCCCGGAGCAGGAGGGCGTCGGCAGGTCGAGCGGATACGGGGGCACGAGGTCGACACCACCGATGCGCAACGACCGCAGAGATGCGCCGACCTGGGCGATCTGGGCGCTGGCCTCGCCGAGCTGGAGGGCGATCTGGGTGCCGGTGGGGGATGCGGTACTCACTCCGTCATCGTAGGCGCCGGGCACTCTCTCAGGCGAGTCGGCTAAACTTGTGGGGTCGGCTTCGGACACCCGCGCAGTGCGTGGACGTTTTATGTGTGTGAAGTGTGAGTCCAGGGGCCGATGGTGAGCGTCCATCGACGCACATGAACCATCACATGAATGGCCCCGGCTCCTCCCAACCGGTCCCCTGAGAAACTGACTCAGGGTGTGCGCGTGCGCGCAGCGCTGT
The sequence above is drawn from the Candidatus Microbacterium colombiense genome and encodes:
- a CDS encoding nitroreductase family protein, translating into MELLDAIRRRKTTNGPFLPDPVSEEHQRILLEAAGRAPSQLNSQPWRFVVIENRDTIDQIASISGESMTEAMSNGTFFERYKPYFRFSQAEMDEKRNGMLFDKLPAALRPFTSQVFTKRGQTLMNTFGVPKTLGAENRKLVAGSPLLLGVMLDRSEYRPGQLSSFYSVFSMGAAMENIWLSTVELGMGIQFISFPMEVPGRWDEIVRLLHVPDELELMAVYRLGYLPPEQRRPAIDWSSSQRRLASQYVFRESCETPQQGWDAPLG
- a CDS encoding FAD-dependent oxidoreductase, encoding MPIVPPATTSSRRRGFTFATVVLAPGSKARLPVRRADVKAVGSAAPAALTVGMKSLWKTDAPLPLGSPFEPGAHHEVVVVGAGITGLTTAVMLTRAGVDVAVIESGEVAQLATGANTGKVSLLQGKRLAEISEHHPASLVRAYVEANRAGLEWLTAFADTAGVSYTRRADHSYAQGRAGLETLRAQHDAAQDAGLPVRMLVPGDLEPMPFPVAGAVALDDQVAIDPVRVARALAEELVSAGGTLHTGVRVTGAHALPDTRVETNDGPLFARHIVIATGSPILDRGLYFAKIRGLRSYCVSFRVPGEVPQETFLSVDGPTRSIRSITDADGPAGARLIVGGNGHPVGRSESEKAAVDDLVSWTHAHFPGAEETHRWAAQDYEPHNLIPFVGAMPRGLGRIRFATGYAKWGLSNAPAAAMRLTAEILGTRWNDRPGWMNAFATRLTVPADLVRGATEGGKVAAALTSGWADAESRSVPVPQPEEGEGIVANRAGLPVAISTVDGVTRAVDAVCPHLGGVLEWNDADCSWDCPLHASRFSPDGTRIEGPALRDLKELPRAGRR
- a CDS encoding CrcB family protein codes for the protein MNPRRLLLVVAGGTIGTAARLALGLVVPDAGGFPLAVFLANILGALLIGVLAARLPASADLRLLLGTGVLGGFTTYSSFMTGTIALWTDAPVLACAYAGASLALGLAAAALGLRWGRPRARSGTVS
- a CDS encoding CrcB family protein, with product MSPLLFAAAALAGGVGALLRYLADVGVARLAGRRFPWGILLVNISGSFALGVVTTALPDAAFVVGAGLLGGYTTFSTAMLDTVALWRDGERGASVFNAIGMLLLGLLAAGLGLAVGAAF
- a CDS encoding TetR family transcriptional regulator — encoded protein: MYSRSGGLMGEATRRRRDPEARRREILTAAAELIVEVGADALTHRLVAARAGVPLGATTQYFDTLDDLRSAAFGVLAAEVDARLDGVRQTLEQRGVTPAVIAALVSEGLDDHHAVQADRAVVTAAVHDPRLRELARHLSDQLVDFLEPTYGADRARATMIFIDGVMWSTQIRDNRLDQPFIETALARILGDSPSAPSAAPSAP
- a CDS encoding efflux RND transporter permease subunit, whose amino-acid sequence is MSNLAVLSLKNRALIALITIVAAIFGGLALTNLKQELIPSLELPNLVVMTTYPGASPEVVENDVSTPIEAAIQGVPGLEGTTATSTTNASIVQATFAYGTNLATAEQKIQQSINRISSQLPDDVTPQVLTVSIDDFPVIQVAVTGFDDAENAQAELETVAIPDLEDVDGVNAAQIVGGIGQRISITPDVAKLAAEGQSTQAISSALQQNGTLFPGGDITQDGETLTVQTGAKITSVDEIAALPIVGTTLTIGDVATVVQQSDPISSISRVDGKDALSISITKLPAANTVEVSQGVIAALDEIGKAFPDAEFTIIFDQAPFIQQSIETLATEGLLGLVFAVVVILVFLLSIRSTLVTAISIPTSVLITFIGLQAFGYSLNVLTLGALTIAIGRVVDDSIVVIENIKRHYVGDADKGDAIRLAVREVAMAITASTITTVAVFLPIVFVGDMVGELFRPFAMTVTIAMVASLLVALTIVPVLAYWFLRPGKELLDEDGNAIDPEHQDAPPTRLQSAYRPILGWTLKHSGITVILAVVVLGATLAAAPLMKLNFLSDTGQNTMTVTQDLGPSASLQAKSDAAVAVEDALLDIDGIDHVQASIGSSGSALRDAFSGGAGITYSVLTDGDADQEKLRAEVQDAIDGLGDDVGEVSVAASAGFGSSDIEISVSAPNADDLTTATSAVVDELDGRAGVGQVTDNLAAALPYIAVVVDREAAAQRGLSEVAVGSIVSNTMRPQQLGSVEIDDTALTVYLVTPEPPTTVDALKTLSIPTPLGVVQLQDIATVEQRNGPTSITTEQGRRTATITVPPASDNLATATQSVNEALAAADLPDGASAEVGGVASQQADSFSQLGLAMLAAILIVYVVMVAVFKSLRQPLLLLVSVPFAATGAILLQIVTGVPLGVASLIGVLMLIGIVVTNAIVLVDLVNQYREKGLSTADAVMAGGEKRLRPILMTALATIFALTPMALGITGHGGFISQPLAIVVIGGLISSTVLTLIVLPTLYNLVEGAKERRRARKAGGSDAPVLVGAGAGAGADAAVAAVPGAQSDASAEAHQLTRRELRERGE
- a CDS encoding aldose 1-epimerase family protein, with the translated sequence MSTASPTGTQIALQLGEASAQIAQVGASLRSLRIGGVDLVPPYPLDLPTPSCSGVVLAPWPNRVRDGQWSDDGTPRRLAITEPKLSNASHGLLRFTAYEIAQTESAATLSATIVPQTGYPYLIETAVTYVLTVDGIEVTHTLTNRSDAAAPVALGTHPFVTIGDVDPEDLVLRVPAATQFETDDRMLPTGTAPAPQALRDGIRLGDATLDTGFTDLVRDADGLVRHSLTAPDGRRVSLWQAEGFDFVQVYTTPRYPGQSLAVAIEPMTAPADAFNSGLGVRRLEPGETWTLRWGITLD